The sequence below is a genomic window from Streptosporangiales bacterium.
AGGTGTTCGAACGCAAACGCCTGCACATCACCATGGAGATCATCAAGTCGCGGCCGCCGTACGAGCCGGGCGTGGACGCGCCGGAGTGGAACGACAAGCGCGGCCCCGGTTGCTACGGGCTGCCGAACCCGAAGGTGCCGTACCCGGGCATGAGCTTCAAGGACGGTACGGAGGACGACGAGTACAACACCGGCGGGGACGAGTCGGGGGTCCCCGGCCTCTCCGACCCGTCCGGCAGGGTGACGGCGACGACGCAGGAGAAGCGCATGGTGGGCTCGCTGATCGGGCCGACCATGGGCGAGTCGCCCGACGACGTGCCGGACATCGGGACCCTGCTCTTCGGCCCGATGGCCCGTGGGACGAAGGTGAGCTACTCGTGAGGCAGCCGCACAGCACAGGAGGTGAGCGCGGATGAAGACGACGGGTGCGTTGGTCAAGCTGGTCGCGTTCGCCGTGGTGACCGTGCTCGCGACCGCCCTGCTCGCGACGACCATCTCCAACGCGTCGTTCACCGCGGCGAAGGAGTACAGCGCCGTCTTCAGCGACGTCACCGGCGTGCTCGAGGGCGACGACGTGCGGATCGCCGGTGTCCGCGTCGGCGAGGTGCAGGACGTCGAGGTGCACGACAAGACCAAGGCCAAGGTCACGTTCACCGTCGCCGAGCAGCGGCGGCTGCCGGAGAGCACCCAGGTCGCCATCAGGTGGCGGAACCTGATCGGGCAGCGCTATCTCGCGCTGAGCGAGGGCGCAGGTTCGAACGCGACCCTGGCCGAGGGCGGCACCATCCCGATCAGCCAGACCGCCCCCGCGCTCGACCTGGACCTGTTGTTCAACGGGTTCAAGCCGCTCTTCCAGGCACTCGACGGCAAGCAGGTCAACAAGCTCGCCGGGGAGATCGTCCAGACGCTGCAGGGTGAGGCGGGCAGCATCAACAGCCTGCTGTCGCACACCGCGTCGTTGACCAACCACCTGGCCGACAGGGACAAGCTGATCGGCGATCTCATCGACAACCTGAACGCCGTGCTGACCAACCTGCACAAACACAACAACCAGCTCAACGGGCTGCTGATCCAGCTGCAGCGCTTCATCAGCGGGCTGTCCGGCGACCGGAACGCGATCCTCGGCTCGCTGTCGAGCATCAACACCC
It includes:
- a CDS encoding MCE family protein; the encoded protein is MKTTGALVKLVAFAVVTVLATALLATTISNASFTAAKEYSAVFSDVTGVLEGDDVRIAGVRVGEVQDVEVHDKTKAKVTFTVAEQRRLPESTQVAIRWRNLIGQRYLALSEGAGSNATLAEGGTIPISQTAPALDLDLLFNGFKPLFQALDGKQVNKLAGEIVQTLQGEAGSINSLLSHTASLTNHLADRDKLIGDLIDNLNAVLTNLHKHNNQLNGLLIQLQRFISGLSGDRNAILGSLSSINTLTAKTGGLVKDIRPSVREDVKQLGKVSKTLDANQKTLDKTLEELPIRADRLGRTGSYGSWFNFFLCDFDGKVVLPGGKSMTPTFHSDEARCAE